The Latilactobacillus sakei subsp. sakei DSM 20017 = JCM 1157 genome includes a window with the following:
- the uvrA gene encoding excinuclease ABC subunit UvrA, whose protein sequence is MANDKIVIHGARAHNLKDIDVTIPRDKLVVITGLSGSGKSSLAFDTLYAEGQRRYVESLSAYARQFLGQMDKPDVDSIDGLSPAISIDQKTTSKNPRSTVGTVTEINDYLRLLWARVGQPICPNDGTEISSQSVEQMVDRVLALPERTKLQIMSPIVRGKKGQHKKIFEKIQREGYVRVQVDGEVMDVSTDLELDKNKKHDINIVVDRIVVKDGVRSRLFDSFEAALRLSDGYATADVIDGEQLLFSEHYACPICGFTVGALEPRLFSFNAPFGACPECDGLGLKLEVDTDLVVPDTSKTLREGAIAPWNPISSQYYPQMLEQACTAFKIDMDRPFSKLTPRQKDIILNGSQGKEFHFHYENDFGGVRDVEVPFEGVLSNIDRRYRETNSDFTRTQMRTYMTELTCQTCHGKRLNRQALAVKVGGQDIAEVSDNAIKDGLPFFDNLELSEKDQVIAKPILKEVHDRLTFLINVGLDYLTLSRSAGTLSGGEAQRIRLATQIGSNLSGVLYILDEPSIGLHQRDNDRLIGSLKKMRDLGNTLIVVEHDEDTMRAADYLIDIGPGAGDLGGKVMAAGTPTEVEQNPNSLTGRYLAGQDYIPVPLKRRQGNGKKVRVTGAAENNLKDLTVDFPLGEFIAVTGVSGSGKSTLVNTILKKALAQKMNRNSAKPGQYKTITGYQNLEKLINIDQSPIGRTPRSNPATYTGVFDNVRDLFAQTNEAKLRGYKKGRFSFNVKGGRCEACKGDGIIKIEMNFLPDVYVPCEICHGSRYNSETLEVVYKGKNIAEILDMTVSEATEFFENIPKIARKLQTIVDVGLGYVTLGQSATTLSGGEAQRMKLASELQKQSTGKNLYILDEPTTGLHTDDIKRLLGVLERLVDEGNTVLVIEHNLDVIKTADHIIDLGPEGGDKGGTIVATGTPETLVNVAESYTGRYLKPILERDTARTLAAQE, encoded by the coding sequence ATGGCAAATGATAAGATAGTAATTCACGGCGCACGCGCCCATAATTTAAAGGATATCGATGTTACGATTCCAAGAGATAAGTTAGTGGTCATCACCGGGTTATCTGGTTCTGGGAAGAGCTCTTTAGCATTTGATACGTTATATGCAGAAGGACAACGGCGCTATGTTGAGAGTTTATCAGCATACGCGCGTCAGTTCTTAGGGCAAATGGATAAGCCGGATGTTGATTCAATTGACGGGTTAAGTCCAGCGATTTCGATTGACCAAAAGACGACCTCTAAAAACCCACGTTCAACAGTTGGGACAGTCACTGAAATCAATGACTACCTCCGCTTATTGTGGGCCCGAGTTGGTCAACCCATCTGTCCAAATGATGGTACTGAAATCAGTAGCCAATCCGTAGAACAAATGGTTGATCGGGTATTGGCTTTACCAGAACGGACTAAACTCCAAATTATGTCACCGATTGTTCGTGGTAAAAAAGGGCAACACAAAAAAATCTTCGAGAAGATTCAGCGTGAAGGCTACGTTCGTGTCCAAGTGGATGGCGAAGTAATGGATGTTAGCACGGATTTAGAATTAGATAAGAATAAGAAACATGATATCAATATTGTTGTTGATCGAATCGTCGTTAAAGACGGTGTTCGGTCACGGTTATTTGATTCGTTTGAAGCAGCTTTGAGACTATCTGACGGTTATGCGACAGCTGATGTGATTGACGGCGAACAACTCTTGTTCTCTGAACATTATGCTTGTCCAATCTGTGGCTTTACGGTTGGGGCATTAGAACCACGGCTGTTCTCATTTAATGCACCATTTGGGGCTTGTCCTGAATGTGATGGCCTAGGTTTAAAACTAGAAGTTGATACGGACCTCGTTGTCCCAGATACAAGTAAAACATTGCGTGAAGGGGCGATTGCGCCTTGGAATCCAATCAGTTCGCAATATTACCCACAAATGTTAGAACAAGCTTGCACGGCCTTTAAAATCGATATGGACCGTCCTTTCAGTAAGTTGACACCTCGCCAAAAAGATATCATCTTAAACGGCTCACAAGGCAAAGAATTCCACTTCCATTATGAAAATGATTTTGGTGGCGTTCGCGATGTTGAAGTGCCTTTTGAAGGGGTCCTCAGCAATATTGACCGTCGTTATCGTGAAACGAATAGTGATTTCACACGGACGCAGATGCGGACCTATATGACGGAATTAACGTGTCAAACGTGTCACGGTAAGCGACTAAATCGTCAAGCCTTGGCAGTTAAAGTCGGTGGACAAGATATCGCCGAAGTTTCAGACAATGCAATCAAGGATGGCCTCCCATTCTTTGACAATCTTGAACTTTCTGAAAAAGATCAAGTGATTGCGAAACCCATTTTGAAAGAAGTTCATGATCGCCTGACTTTCTTGATTAACGTCGGCTTAGACTACTTAACGTTGAGTCGGTCAGCTGGGACACTTTCCGGTGGGGAAGCACAACGGATTCGTTTGGCCACACAAATTGGGTCGAACTTATCTGGCGTGCTTTATATCTTAGACGAACCTTCAATCGGGTTGCATCAACGTGATAATGACCGTTTAATCGGTTCTTTGAAGAAGATGCGCGATTTAGGGAATACTTTAATCGTGGTTGAACATGATGAAGATACGATGCGAGCAGCCGATTACCTGATCGATATTGGCCCAGGTGCTGGGGATCTTGGTGGGAAAGTGATGGCCGCTGGCACACCAACGGAAGTTGAACAGAATCCCAATTCCTTAACGGGTCGTTATTTAGCGGGGCAGGATTATATTCCGGTACCGTTAAAACGACGTCAAGGGAATGGCAAAAAAGTGCGCGTAACTGGCGCTGCCGAAAATAATTTAAAAGATTTAACGGTTGATTTTCCATTAGGTGAATTTATCGCCGTGACTGGTGTTTCTGGTTCTGGTAAATCAACATTAGTGAATACGATTTTGAAAAAGGCCCTTGCGCAAAAGATGAATCGTAATTCAGCTAAACCGGGTCAATATAAGACCATCACGGGTTATCAAAACCTTGAGAAGTTGATTAATATCGACCAAAGTCCAATTGGCCGCACACCACGGAGTAACCCAGCAACTTATACCGGTGTCTTCGACAATGTCCGAGATTTATTCGCACAAACCAATGAAGCAAAGTTACGGGGTTACAAGAAGGGCCGCTTTAGTTTTAATGTGAAGGGCGGTCGCTGTGAAGCCTGCAAGGGTGACGGGATTATCAAGATTGAAATGAATTTCTTACCGGATGTCTATGTCCCTTGTGAAATTTGTCATGGTAGTCGTTATAATTCAGAAACGTTAGAGGTGGTTTACAAAGGTAAGAACATTGCTGAAATCTTGGATATGACCGTTTCTGAAGCAACTGAATTCTTCGAAAACATTCCTAAGATTGCTCGTAAACTACAAACAATTGTCGATGTTGGTTTAGGTTATGTGACATTAGGCCAATCAGCAACAACCTTATCTGGTGGGGAAGCCCAACGGATGAAATTGGCTTCTGAATTGCAAAAACAATCAACGGGTAAGAATTTGTATATCTTAGACGAACCAACAACAGGTTTGCATACGGATGATATTAAACGATTGTTAGGGGTCTTAGAACGGTTAGTTGATGAGGGCAACACTGTTTTAGTCATTGAGCATAACCTTGACGTGATTAAAACGGCTGATCATATCATTGATTTAGGACCAGAAGGTGGCGACAAAGGTGGTACGATCGTTGCGACCGGCACACCTGAAACATTGGTGAACGTCGCAGAAAGCTACACGGGACGTTATTTGAAACCAATTTTAGAACGTGATACAGCGCGCACACTAGCGGCACAAGAATGA
- the uvrB gene encoding excinuclease ABC subunit UvrB gives MIDRQNDNLFDLVAPYEPAGDQPAAIETLTKNFEAGAKAQVLMGATGTGKTFTMSNVIKNLNKPTLIISHNKTLAGQLYAEFKQFFPNNAVEYFVSYYDYYQPEAYVPSSDTYIEKDSSINDEIDKLRHSATSSLLERNDVIVVASVSCIFGLGDPREYQNHVLSLRPGMEVERNDLLRQLVDIQFERNDIDFQRGRFRVRGDVVEIFPASRDDHALRVEFFGDEIDRIVEVDALTGEVIGERSHVAIFPATHFMTNDEKMEKAIESIKAELAERLAVLKGEGKLLEAQRLEQRTNYDLEMMQEMGYCSGIENYSRHMEDRQAGEPPYTLLDFFPKDSIMMIDESHVTMPQIRGMYNGDRARKQMLIDYGFRLPSALDNRPLTLPEFEEHVNEIMYVSATPGPYEAEQTDIQVDQIIRPTGLLDPNIEVRPIMGQIDDLVGEINDRIEKNERVFITTLTKKMSEDLTDYLKELGIKVRYLHSDIKTLERTEIIRDLRLGKFDVLIGINLLREGIDVPEVSLVAILDADKEGFLRSERSLIQTIGRASRNENGQVLLYADKITDSMRHAIDETKRRRTIQEDYNTAHNITPKTIIKPIRDAISMVQSVEHPEEIKMTNEIDLENMSKAEKLEMVERLSEQMRLAAKKLDFEQAATLRDTILELKSEID, from the coding sequence ATGATTGATAGACAGAACGATAACCTATTTGACTTAGTCGCACCATATGAACCTGCTGGCGATCAACCTGCTGCAATTGAAACCTTAACGAAGAATTTTGAGGCAGGTGCTAAGGCGCAGGTCTTGATGGGCGCTACTGGGACCGGGAAAACTTTTACAATGTCCAACGTGATTAAGAATCTCAACAAACCAACGTTGATTATTTCGCATAATAAGACATTGGCCGGTCAACTGTACGCGGAATTTAAGCAGTTTTTCCCTAACAATGCGGTTGAATATTTCGTGAGTTATTATGATTACTACCAACCAGAAGCCTATGTGCCTTCCAGTGATACGTATATCGAAAAAGATTCGAGTATTAATGATGAAATCGATAAACTACGGCATTCAGCGACGAGTTCGTTATTAGAACGCAACGATGTGATTGTTGTGGCCTCTGTTTCTTGTATCTTTGGGTTAGGGGATCCACGTGAATACCAAAATCACGTCTTGTCACTGCGTCCAGGAATGGAAGTTGAACGTAACGACCTATTACGTCAGTTAGTTGATATTCAATTTGAACGTAACGATATAGATTTTCAACGGGGGCGCTTTAGAGTGCGCGGTGATGTGGTTGAAATTTTCCCAGCTTCTCGTGATGATCATGCGCTGCGCGTTGAATTTTTTGGTGATGAAATTGATCGGATTGTTGAAGTGGATGCCTTAACGGGTGAAGTGATTGGCGAACGGTCGCACGTTGCCATTTTCCCCGCAACGCATTTTATGACGAATGATGAAAAAATGGAAAAAGCCATTGAAAGTATTAAAGCTGAATTGGCTGAACGGCTAGCTGTTTTAAAGGGCGAGGGTAAGTTACTAGAAGCGCAACGCCTTGAACAACGAACAAACTATGACCTTGAAATGATGCAAGAAATGGGTTATTGTTCTGGGATTGAAAATTACTCACGCCATATGGAAGATCGCCAAGCCGGCGAACCGCCTTACACGTTGCTAGATTTCTTCCCAAAGGATTCAATCATGATGATTGATGAATCCCATGTTACTATGCCCCAAATTCGGGGGATGTACAACGGTGATCGTGCGCGGAAACAAATGTTGATTGACTATGGTTTCCGGTTACCAAGTGCGTTAGATAACCGCCCATTAACGTTGCCAGAATTCGAAGAGCACGTGAATGAAATTATGTATGTGTCGGCCACACCAGGGCCTTACGAAGCGGAACAAACCGATATTCAAGTGGATCAGATTATTCGACCAACCGGCCTGTTGGATCCCAATATTGAAGTCCGACCAATTATGGGCCAGATTGACGATTTAGTCGGTGAGATCAATGACCGCATCGAAAAGAATGAACGGGTCTTCATTACAACTTTAACCAAGAAGATGTCGGAAGATTTAACCGATTATCTCAAGGAACTGGGAATCAAAGTCCGGTACTTGCACAGTGATATCAAGACGTTGGAACGAACGGAAATTATCCGTGATTTACGACTGGGCAAGTTCGATGTCTTAATTGGGATTAACTTATTACGGGAAGGAATCGATGTGCCTGAAGTATCCTTAGTGGCGATTTTAGACGCAGATAAGGAAGGCTTCTTACGTAGCGAACGTTCCTTAATCCAAACCATTGGCCGGGCATCTCGTAATGAAAATGGGCAAGTCTTGTTGTACGCCGATAAGATTACGGATTCAATGCGTCACGCAATTGATGAAACTAAACGGCGACGGACAATTCAAGAAGACTACAATACAGCTCATAACATCACACCGAAAACGATTATTAAACCAATTAGAGATGCGATTTCAATGGTTCAATCAGTTGAACATCCAGAAGAAATTAAGATGACCAATGAGATTGATCTAGAGAACATGTCGAAGGCTGAAAAACTAGAAATGGTTGAACGACTATCCGAACAGATGCGCTTAGCAGCTAAGAAACTTGATTTCGAACAAGCGGCGACATTGCGGGATACCATTTTAGAATTAAAAAGTGAAATAGATTAG
- a CDS encoding YfbR-like 5'-deoxynucleotidase, with amino-acid sequence MGMHQYLQGLNNLETLNRAPGLFKYQEHSVAAHSFKVCEIAQLLGDIEEENGQPINWQVLYERALNHDYTERFIGDIKTPVKYATHELRTMLANVESSLTDNFINNEIPGFLQERYKRRLSEGKDETLEGQLLAVADKIDLLYESFGEIEKGNPENAFLEIFAESLKTIMQYQNLSSAQYFIRKMLPDLLSEDFADRGKLTQLVRQTLSN; translated from the coding sequence ATGGGTATGCATCAGTATTTGCAAGGGTTAAATAATTTGGAGACACTAAACCGGGCACCAGGATTATTTAAGTATCAGGAACATTCCGTCGCAGCGCATTCATTTAAAGTTTGCGAGATTGCGCAGTTACTAGGCGATATCGAAGAAGAAAATGGCCAACCAATCAATTGGCAAGTCTTATACGAACGGGCGTTGAACCATGATTATACGGAGCGTTTTATTGGGGACATCAAAACACCCGTTAAATATGCGACGCACGAGTTACGGACGATGTTAGCCAATGTCGAAAGTTCTTTAACGGATAACTTCATCAATAATGAAATTCCCGGTTTTTTACAAGAACGCTATAAACGGCGCTTGAGTGAAGGTAAGGATGAAACTTTGGAAGGCCAATTATTGGCAGTTGCCGATAAGATTGATTTGCTTTATGAATCATTTGGCGAGATTGAAAAGGGGAATCCAGAGAATGCCTTTTTGGAAATTTTTGCAGAAAGCTTGAAAACGATTATGCAATATCAAAATTTGTCGAGCGCACAATATTTCATCCGAAAAATGTTGCCAGACCTATTGAGTGAGGATTTTGCCGACCGTGGCAAGCTCACACAATTGGTGCGCCAAACGTTGTCAAACTAG